ACTCTTCGGGATAAAGACAGCTTTATTTATGGCGGTGCGATTACGTTGGAATACGCAATTGTCTGAACCTTGATTTACATGATTAAAGGATGATAGGATTTTTAGAATCATGGTAATCTCAAAATCTTATAAATCATGGTTTAGAAAATGATCTTGTTACTATGCCCGTCCAGAAAAAAATCGTTCAGGGCGAAAGTGCGGAAATTCGCTGCCAACTGGTAAAAGAAGGCGACTACGACCAAGCAAAATTCTTCATCAGGTATTTCCAAACAGACGGAAAAGGAGAACTACGATTGGATGACGGGCGTGTATTATTGCCTAACGACCTCTATCCTTTGAAAAAGGAAACGTTCAGGCTTTATTATACTTCTCATTGTACCGACCAACAGGTGATTGATGCGTATATCGAAGATAATTTCGGTCAGGTGGCACAAAAGAACTTCAGTTGGCAGAATGACAAAGGAGAGGAAGAAGATACAGAAGACGAGGAATAAGAAAAGTTGAATGAGTAAAGTACCCGGAGCAATTCGGGTACTTACTGTATTTACAGATTGATTATGAAATATATAATAACGTTCTTCATTGCGCTGCTTCATCTAACTGCATGGGGACAGCCAAACAGAAAATCGGAAATAGCAAAATGTACGGAACAGGCTTATTCTGTAAAAGAATTTCAGCGCATAGCCGATTCCATGCAAATGACTATCGAAGAGCTATCCGATTATCCTGTAATTTTTCCGATTAAGAAGCCGTTACGAATTTCATCAGGCTTCGGAATGCGTTATCATCCTATCTATAAAGTACGGAAATTCCATACAGGAATTGACATACCCAAAACGAAAGGCACTCCCGTATATGCCACCGGTAACGGAATAGTAGTTCGTAAGGGGTATTGTTCGGGATATGGGAACTATATAGAGATTCAGCACGCAGGGGATTTCCGTTCATTTTACGCACACCTGAGCAAGACAGTAGTAAATATCGGGGATTCGGTAAATATCGCTACACAAATTGCTTGTGTGGGAAACACGGGAGTAGCCACTGGTAGCCATTTACATTATGAAGTAAGGAAAGGCAATCGCTACTTGAATCCAACCGGATGGTGCTACTGCCTGATTGAAATATGGAGCAAACAAATTATAAACGAAAAAACAGCATGAAATTTCTTACCACATATTTACAGCCCGGAGAGGAAATAATGTATAGGGCACGGATACATATATTCTTGTTCCTGCAACCTGCCATACTATTGGCTATCGGGTTTATGTGTTATTTTGATGAAATGAAAATAACGCATTATTTAGGAATCACACTTCTGTTCTTAGGATTGGTTTCCCTCGTACAACGTGTGTTAGTGAAAGTTGGTTCAGTCTATGCCGTAACCAACAAACGAGTTATTATTAAAACGGGAGTAATAAGTCGTAGGACAGTTGAACTGGTACTTGCCAAATGTGAGGGTATTCAGGTGGTACAAGGTCTTGCTGGTCGTATCTTTGGGTATGGCTCTATTGTGGTTACTACTGGAGGTGCTACTAACTGCTACTATTATGTTGCCAATCCGTTCCGGTTTAAGAGGGCGATAAATGAGCCGATT
This Dysgonomonadaceae bacterium PH5-43 DNA region includes the following protein-coding sequences:
- a CDS encoding hypothetical protein (product_source=Hypo-rule applied; pfam=PF12988; superfamily=63748), whose translation is MPVQKKIVQGESAEIRCQLVKEGDYDQAKFFIRYFQTDGKGELRLDDGRVLLPNDLYPLKKETFRLYYTSHCTDQQVIDAYIEDNFGQVAQKNFSWQNDKGEEEDTEDEE
- a CDS encoding murein DD-endopeptidase MepM/ murein hydrolase activator NlpD (product_source=COG0739; cath_funfam=2.70.70.10; cog=COG0739; pfam=PF01551; superfamily=51261); protein product: MKYIITFFIALLHLTAWGQPNRKSEIAKCTEQAYSVKEFQRIADSMQMTIEELSDYPVIFPIKKPLRISSGFGMRYHPIYKVRKFHTGIDIPKTKGTPVYATGNGIVVRKGYCSGYGNYIEIQHAGDFRSFYAHLSKTVVNIGDSVNIATQIACVGNTGVATGSHLHYEVRKGNRYLNPTGWCYCLIEIWSKQIINEKTA
- a CDS encoding putative membrane protein YdbT with pleckstrin-like domain (product_source=COG3428; cog=COG3428; pfam=PF03703; transmembrane_helix_parts=Outside_1_19,TMhelix_20_40,Inside_41_44,TMhelix_45_67,Outside_68_110,TMhelix_111_133,Inside_134_152); the encoded protein is MKFLTTYLQPGEEIMYRARIHIFLFLQPAILLAIGFMCYFDEMKITHYLGITLLFLGLVSLVQRVLVKVGSVYAVTNKRVIIKTGVISRRTVELVLAKCEGIQVVQGLAGRIFGYGSIVVTTGGATNCYYYVANPFRFKRAINEPISLYRCK